One genomic region from Tautonia marina encodes:
- a CDS encoding trans-sulfuration enzyme family protein: MDPSDTPRSSPAQPAPETICARPNLLPGSSSTPLVPAPQLSVVYRFEGLDHVDAVYQGQADGFVYARDGHPNASALAARIAALEGAEAAAVCGSGMAASAAVLLSELGSGDHIAFAEQLYGKTISLIDRELRRFGIEATGFDATRPESLAAVLRDRTRLVMVETLSNPLLRLPDLPVLAAMANKAGAKLVVDHTFAPLLCRPLELGASYVVHSGTKLIGGHSDLTLGLVAGTHEEMDRVRRLASTFGLSGNPFESWLACRGLATLPLRSSRCCATALELAERLTRSSAIRAVHYPGLPDHPDHERARTLLHGGFGAIVTIDLGDRHRADTFIRNLGQIPFAPSLGDVATTLSHPATTSHRGQEPGLLDRLGITPGLIRLSIGLEDPADLAADLEQALATLS, encoded by the coding sequence ATGGACCCTTCCGACACACCCCGGAGTTCCCCGGCTCAGCCCGCTCCGGAAACGATCTGCGCCCGGCCGAACCTCCTCCCCGGATCGTCCTCGACTCCCCTGGTGCCCGCTCCCCAATTGAGCGTGGTCTACCGGTTTGAAGGGCTCGACCATGTCGATGCCGTCTACCAGGGGCAGGCCGACGGGTTTGTTTATGCGAGGGATGGACACCCGAACGCCAGTGCGCTCGCGGCTCGGATTGCGGCCCTTGAAGGGGCCGAAGCGGCGGCCGTCTGTGGGTCGGGAATGGCGGCCTCGGCCGCGGTTTTGCTCTCCGAGCTGGGATCAGGCGACCACATTGCGTTTGCCGAACAGCTTTATGGGAAGACCATCTCGCTGATTGATCGCGAGCTGAGACGGTTCGGGATCGAGGCAACCGGTTTCGATGCGACTCGGCCCGAGTCCCTCGCCGCGGTCCTGCGCGACCGGACCCGGCTGGTGATGGTCGAGACGCTCTCAAACCCGTTGCTCCGGCTCCCGGATCTCCCCGTTCTGGCCGCGATGGCGAACAAGGCTGGGGCGAAGCTGGTGGTTGACCATACGTTCGCCCCCCTGCTCTGCCGTCCGTTGGAGCTGGGGGCCTCCTACGTGGTTCACTCCGGGACCAAGCTGATCGGCGGCCATAGCGATCTGACCCTCGGGCTCGTTGCCGGCACCCACGAGGAGATGGACCGAGTTCGCCGGCTCGCCTCCACCTTCGGCCTGTCCGGCAACCCGTTCGAAAGCTGGCTCGCCTGCCGAGGGCTCGCGACGTTGCCTCTGCGCTCGTCACGGTGTTGTGCAACGGCACTCGAACTGGCCGAACGCCTGACCCGATCCTCCGCGATCCGGGCCGTCCATTACCCGGGGTTGCCCGATCATCCCGATCACGAACGCGCACGCACCTTGCTTCACGGTGGGTTCGGCGCGATCGTCACGATTGATCTCGGTGATCGGCACCGAGCCGATACCTTCATCCGGAATCTCGGCCAGATCCCCTTCGCACCCAGCTTGGGAGACGTGGCCACGACCCTGAGCCATCCGGCGACCACGAGCCATCGAGGGCAGGAGCCTGGGCTGCTCGATCGCCTCGGGATCACTCCCGG